In Phaseolus vulgaris cultivar G19833 chromosome 10, P. vulgaris v2.0, whole genome shotgun sequence, a single genomic region encodes these proteins:
- the LOC137819601 gene encoding acyl-coenzyme A oxidase 4, peroxisomal yields MTIASSTNPDGSVKNAMPSYFYLPPLDVSAAFPQATPASTFPPSASDYFQLDDLLTAEEHAIRRKVRECMEKEIAPIMTEYWEKAKFPFHVIPKLGALHIAGGTIKDYGCPGLSLIGSAIAIAEVARVDASCSTFILVHSSLAMLTIALCGSEAQKQKYLPSLAQLHTIACWALTEPDYGSDASALKTTAIKVEGGWILEGQKRWIGNSTFADVLVVFARNATTNQINGFIIKKDAPGLTVTKIENKIGLRIVQNGDIVMRKVFVPDEDRIAGVNSFQDTNKVLAVSRLMVAWQPIGISMGIYDMCHRYLSERKQFGSPLAAFQISQQKLVQMLGNIQAMILVGWRLCKLYESGKMTPGHASLGKSWITLRARETAALGRELLGGNGILADFLVAKAFCDLEPIYTYEGTYDINTLITGREVTGFASFKPVAKRSRL; encoded by the exons CTTCAGATTATTTTCAATTGGACGACTTGTTGACAGCGGAGGAGCATGCCATTAGGAGGAAAGTAAGAGAGTGTATGGAAAAAGAAATTGCTCCAATAATGACTGAG TACTGGGAGAAGGCAAAGTTCCCATTTCATGTTATTCCAAAGCTTGGTGCCTTGCACATTGCAGGTGGCACAATCAAG GATTATGGTTGTCCTGGTCTTTCTCTTATTGGAAGTGCAATAGCTATAGCAGAAGTTGCAAGAGTTGATGCCAGCTGTTCAACTTTTATTTTGGTCCATTCATCCTTGGCAATGCTTACTATTG CGTTGTGTGGATCAGAAGCTCAGAAGCAAAAGTATCTGCCTTCTTTGGCACAGCTTCATACTATAGCATGCTGG GCTTTGACGGAACCTGACTATGGAAGTGATGCCAGTGCTTTGAAGACTACTGCCATAAAG GTGGAGGGCGGATGGATCCTCGAGGGCCAAAAGCGGTGGATAGGAAACAGTACATTTGCTGATGTATTGGTGGTATTTGCTAGGAATGCAACAACGAATCAGATAAATGG atttattattaaaaaggaCGCACCTGGTTTAACAGTAAcaaaaatagagaataaaatTGGACTTAGGATTGTACAAAATGGTGACATTGTTATGCGAAAAGTTTTTGTCCCTGACGAGGACAGAATTGCAGGAGTAAACTCTTTTCAGGACACAAACAAG GTGCTTGCTGTTTCACGTCTAATGGTTGCTTGGCAACCCATTGGTATATCGATGGGCATCTATGATATGTGTCATAG GTATCTATCAGAGAGGAAACAATTTGGATCTCCATTAGCAGCTTTCCAAATCAGCCAACAGAAACTTGTCCAAATGCTCGGTAATATTCAAGCTATGATTCTTGTTGGTTGGCGCCTCTGCAAATTGTATGAGAGTGGTAAAATGACTCCAGGTCATGCTAGCTTGGGAAAG TCATGGATCACCTTGAGAGCAAGAGAAACAGCTGCTCTGGGCCGAGAATTGCTAGGTGGAAATGGAATTTTGGCTGATTTTCTTGTGGCAAAG GCATTCTGTGATTTAGAACCCATCTATACCTACGAAGGCACGTATGACATTAACACCTTGATTACAGGTAGAGAAGTTACTGGGTTTGCCAGCTTTAAACCAGTTGCTAAAAGAAGTCGATTGTAG